The following coding sequences lie in one Peribacillus frigoritolerans genomic window:
- a CDS encoding helix-turn-helix domain-containing protein, which yields MLNSNERQSGKMESNQKNESLKYLSYRWSSKINNFLVLCIYEQNNQYHDFNNKFKTHKLKNSKGFLTFKDGLNNKSFVIWEQAYKENEELFAKLRLTARNETLSHIAQHVVFYLLSEYERVSTKKHAILKDKHLMEDSIYQMEKKLKNETFLAERSVWEEFYSWFRLLVKEWVLEEIALSIGVNEMERLDDQALNKLFYDHLTKHFTENTGFLSRVTDIVNEYIKEWIDKIMIEFNIENNTIEKIENLLCFKRDFQTSDLLLSTMRDFAFNFTVQDHLLVMNSAPYQSVRDAIYKKNFEIIGNIPWPATPILKGNTEGFIQIIPFGNDHKTYGQTNVKEAWNRVHSLSDVDVDVFDALCSLFLSKAAHNEETVEIYLNDLLSIRGLKPKLGGFGRRGGYEAKQRAQILKSLTNIQSIWININKATIYDKGKPVQTKLQGRTFIFKDRNGVEYDISEEACRKKITFTIDKVFAKYLNGSARQVALLSIKALQYNPYRQIREKRLTRYLSWRWRTQARKGDFLQPNKTSTLLESIGEKLNDRTPSRTRERFEKALDVLLDDGVIASWHYEKWDESIADYKGWASIWLNSMILIEPPDIIKEQYRSIEKKQRSHTDNRLAKQDPANLKNSNHIGEQIRITRKKLSLSLYQLAEELEISAPYVSNIERGMKIPSSKIQTKMKKWLEKQKHIN from the coding sequence ATGTTGAATAGCAATGAGAGACAGAGTGGAAAAATGGAATCGAACCAAAAAAATGAGAGCCTTAAGTATTTATCGTACCGCTGGTCAAGCAAAATTAATAATTTTTTGGTTCTTTGCATATATGAGCAAAACAATCAATATCATGATTTCAATAATAAATTCAAAACACACAAATTAAAAAATTCAAAGGGGTTTCTAACCTTTAAAGATGGATTGAACAATAAAAGTTTTGTTATTTGGGAACAAGCATATAAAGAGAATGAAGAGCTATTTGCCAAGCTGAGGTTAACGGCGAGAAACGAAACATTGTCACATATTGCCCAACATGTCGTATTCTATCTATTAAGTGAATATGAAAGGGTTTCTACAAAAAAACATGCTATTTTAAAAGATAAACATTTAATGGAAGATTCAATTTACCAAATGGAAAAAAAATTAAAAAATGAAACTTTTTTGGCTGAGAGATCGGTTTGGGAGGAATTTTACAGCTGGTTTAGACTGCTAGTAAAAGAATGGGTCCTTGAAGAAATAGCCTTATCAATAGGTGTTAATGAAATGGAAAGACTTGATGATCAAGCATTAAATAAGTTATTTTACGATCATCTCACAAAACATTTTACTGAAAACACTGGATTTTTATCGAGAGTAACAGATATCGTTAATGAATATATTAAAGAGTGGATCGATAAAATCATGATTGAATTTAATATTGAAAACAATACCATCGAAAAGATAGAAAACCTGCTATGTTTTAAGAGGGATTTTCAAACATCAGATTTATTATTATCCACAATGAGGGATTTCGCTTTCAACTTTACCGTCCAAGATCATTTGCTTGTTATGAATAGTGCTCCATATCAGTCGGTTAGAGATGCAATTTATAAAAAAAATTTCGAAATCATTGGAAACATTCCTTGGCCTGCAACACCAATATTAAAGGGGAATACAGAAGGTTTCATACAAATAATCCCTTTTGGTAACGATCATAAAACCTATGGGCAGACGAATGTGAAAGAAGCTTGGAACCGAGTCCACTCTTTATCTGATGTGGATGTAGATGTTTTTGATGCTCTTTGCAGCCTTTTCCTGTCAAAGGCTGCTCATAATGAGGAAACAGTGGAAATTTATTTAAATGACCTCCTTTCAATTCGAGGATTAAAGCCAAAACTTGGTGGGTTTGGGCGTCGGGGTGGTTACGAGGCCAAACAGCGTGCTCAAATTTTGAAATCGCTTACAAATATACAAAGCATATGGATTAACATTAACAAAGCTACCATCTATGATAAAGGTAAGCCTGTTCAGACAAAGCTACAAGGGAGGACGTTTATCTTTAAAGATCGTAATGGCGTGGAATATGATATATCAGAAGAAGCATGCAGGAAAAAGATAACGTTCACGATCGATAAGGTTTTCGCCAAATATCTTAATGGTTCTGCAAGACAAGTTGCCTTACTTTCAATAAAAGCACTTCAATATAATCCATATAGGCAAATTCGGGAAAAACGGCTTACAAGATATTTAAGCTGGCGTTGGAGGACCCAAGCAAGAAAAGGAGACTTTTTACAACCGAATAAAACCAGTACCCTATTGGAATCGATCGGTGAAAAATTAAATGACCGAACACCATCGCGTACTAGGGAACGTTTCGAGAAAGCTTTGGATGTTCTACTAGATGACGGCGTAATTGCATCATGGCATTATGAAAAGTGGGATGAATCCATAGCCGATTATAAAGGATGGGCCAGTATTTGGCTGAATTCGATGATATTAATAGAACCGCCTGATATCATAAAAGAGCAATATCGCTCCATAGAAAAAAAACAAAGATCTCACACTGACAATCGTCTTGCAAAGCAAGACCCAGCTAACCTGAAGAACAGTAATCATATTGGTGAGCAAATAAGAATCACAAGAAAAAAACTTAGCCTCTCCTTATATCAATTAGCAGAAGAGCTGGAGATATCAGCCCCATATGTCAGTAACATTGAGAGAGGGATGAAAATTCCATCCTCTAAAATTCAAACGAAAATGAAGAAATGGCTGGAAAAACAGAAACATATTAATTGA
- a CDS encoding acetate--CoA ligase family protein produces MIENQHLNNSHETLEPLFNPRSIAILGASKSEYKIGNLQVKALLEGHFKGEIYPINRNAKEIEGIKCYESLSDVPYEIDLAIFCLGAEQVQQGLEECAQKKVKAAIIFAAGFSETGKEGIKQQELLTDIARKNGIRIVGPNCVGLVNLSNGLIGTFSPAILSVPFNDQRGVGYVSQSGAFGVLTYMAAAQNGLSFNYFVSVGNEMETEFSDVIEYMIHDSKTSVISGYLEGAKNPDKLRSLAKEALDSNKPIIVMKTGRSLAGSRAAASHTGSLAGSDKVYDAFFKQAGIVRADDYEDIISFSKLFLSKKLPNGRNTVIITSSGGRGINEADRCESYGLTINPLSLKTTTEIKRNIPAYASASNPVDLTAAASVSNPELFLAPLRALVEDPDVDNIIFTEFPFNWTAEHPLLQEFIEICRSSDKFVFITTFPLDGMTLPPATAELVKNGIPVIPGNLNPIRGLAKLVEYSEFYRKNLESQVSDSTKKIEKQSLQDMLKPGATLSESEASLVLERYGIAATKRFITENENDAVQFANSIGYPVVLKVDSPDIPHKTEADAIRLNVRTELEVRKAFTDIKRNALNYKPEATINGVSVQEMLPDGVEIIVGASDDPVFGPVIMFGLGGIFVEIYKDISFRIAPLSRQDALEMIEEIKGKDILTGARGKAPVDIEAIIDVLLKVSALVTDYKDSIDELDINPLLVYENGIKAADAMIVVKNNVKDNTVIRG; encoded by the coding sequence ATGATAGAAAACCAACATTTAAACAATTCCCATGAAACTCTTGAGCCGTTATTCAATCCAAGATCCATCGCAATCCTAGGTGCCTCCAAGAGTGAATACAAAATCGGGAATTTACAGGTCAAAGCTCTTTTGGAGGGTCATTTTAAGGGAGAGATTTACCCGATCAATCGCAATGCAAAAGAGATTGAAGGGATAAAGTGCTATGAATCATTGTCAGATGTTCCGTATGAAATTGATTTAGCCATTTTTTGCCTTGGGGCGGAGCAAGTGCAGCAAGGTTTAGAGGAATGTGCTCAAAAGAAAGTGAAGGCAGCCATCATTTTTGCTGCTGGTTTTTCGGAAACAGGAAAAGAAGGCATTAAGCAACAGGAATTGCTAACCGATATTGCAAGAAAGAATGGAATACGGATAGTGGGCCCCAACTGTGTTGGATTAGTGAATTTGTCGAATGGTTTGATTGGCACTTTTTCCCCTGCCATTCTATCAGTGCCCTTTAATGACCAAAGAGGGGTAGGATATGTCTCCCAAAGCGGTGCATTTGGTGTTTTGACCTATATGGCAGCAGCTCAGAATGGATTGAGCTTCAACTACTTCGTGAGTGTAGGAAATGAAATGGAAACTGAATTCTCGGATGTAATTGAATATATGATCCATGATTCCAAAACAAGTGTGATAAGCGGCTACTTGGAAGGAGCAAAAAATCCGGATAAATTACGAAGCCTGGCAAAAGAGGCATTGGATAGTAATAAACCCATAATTGTAATGAAAACCGGGAGGAGTTTGGCCGGAAGCAGAGCTGCTGCTTCTCATACAGGATCACTTGCGGGATCGGATAAAGTATATGATGCCTTTTTTAAACAAGCTGGCATCGTAAGGGCCGACGATTATGAGGATATCATATCTTTTTCAAAGCTATTCCTATCAAAGAAGCTTCCAAATGGACGCAATACGGTAATCATCACTAGTTCTGGCGGGAGGGGGATAAATGAAGCGGATCGCTGTGAATCATACGGACTTACCATCAACCCACTCAGCTTAAAGACAACAACAGAAATCAAACGTAATATACCTGCATATGCAAGCGCTTCCAACCCTGTGGATTTAACAGCGGCCGCCTCTGTTTCCAATCCTGAGTTATTCCTTGCGCCATTGCGGGCACTTGTGGAAGATCCGGATGTCGATAACATCATTTTTACGGAATTTCCTTTTAATTGGACTGCCGAGCACCCTTTGCTTCAAGAGTTTATTGAAATTTGCAGAAGCTCAGATAAATTTGTATTCATTACAACTTTTCCATTAGATGGCATGACACTCCCGCCTGCTACCGCTGAGCTCGTGAAAAATGGCATACCAGTCATTCCAGGAAACCTTAATCCGATAAGAGGGTTGGCGAAACTAGTTGAATACAGTGAATTTTATCGAAAAAATCTTGAATCTCAAGTTTCTGATAGTACAAAGAAAATAGAGAAACAAAGCTTACAGGACATGCTGAAGCCCGGTGCTACATTAAGTGAATCAGAAGCCAGTCTGGTTTTGGAACGATACGGGATTGCTGCCACGAAGCGTTTTATAACTGAAAATGAAAACGATGCAGTACAATTCGCTAACAGTATCGGTTATCCGGTTGTGTTAAAGGTCGATTCGCCGGATATCCCACATAAGACGGAAGCGGATGCGATTCGATTGAATGTAAGGACTGAACTTGAGGTCAGGAAAGCTTTCACAGATATTAAGCGCAATGCACTAAATTATAAACCTGAGGCTACAATAAACGGCGTTTCCGTTCAGGAAATGTTACCTGATGGAGTGGAAATCATTGTTGGAGCAAGTGATGATCCCGTATTTGGACCGGTTATCATGTTTGGTCTTGGGGGAATATTTGTTGAGATTTACAAAGATATTTCGTTTAGAATTGCTCCGCTGTCAAGACAAGATGCACTTGAAATGATTGAAGAAATCAAGGGGAAGGACATTTTAACGGGAGCACGCGGGAAAGCACCAGTTGATATCGAAGCCATCATTGATGTGTTATTAAAGGTTTCCGCGCTAGTTACAGATTATAAAGATTCCATCGACGAATTGGATATTAATCCTTTGCTGGTATATGAAAACGGTATCAAGGCAGCTGATGCCATGATTGTTGTAAAAAATAATGTGAAAGATAATACCGTTATTAGGGGGTAG
- a CDS encoding MaoC family dehydratase N-terminal domain-containing protein: MELDHLNGLTGAEFIFEVEKRHIRQFAEAIGDFNPLYMDEEFAAKTSYGGIIAPPTFPIAIGQDSGESLDLGLEQRRMLHGEQEFIYSRPIRPGDRLYCQMKVANVYEREGRKGTMQFLVLDTEMKDESGEMVVISRTNIIYRPIKSDHAPV; encoded by the coding sequence ATGGAACTCGATCATTTGAATGGTTTAACTGGAGCTGAATTTATATTTGAAGTCGAAAAGAGGCATATCCGTCAATTTGCTGAGGCGATTGGTGATTTTAATCCCTTATATATGGATGAAGAATTTGCTGCGAAAACTTCATATGGTGGCATTATAGCACCGCCAACCTTCCCGATTGCCATTGGTCAGGATAGCGGCGAAAGCCTTGACTTGGGCCTGGAACAAAGGAGAATGCTGCATGGTGAACAGGAGTTTATTTATTCCCGCCCCATTAGACCAGGGGATAGGTTGTACTGTCAGATGAAAGTTGCAAATGTATACGAACGGGAAGGAAGAAAAGGAACGATGCAGTTCTTGGTACTTGATACAGAAATGAAAGATGAGTCAGGTGAAATGGTGGTCATAAGCCGAACAAATATCATTTATCGGCCCATCAAGAGTGATCATGCTCCTGTTTGA
- a CDS encoding MaoC/PaaZ C-terminal domain-containing protein: protein MLKYENLHEGQRLESFIKPPVTKVQLVKYAGASGDFNPLHTDDAFAQEIGMNGVIAHGMLVMGFLGEYVMKLAGDHAVPANFKMRFGAVTVPGDRLTCSAFVKSLYEERGQRFVRLDLIAEKEPEQIVGSGEVVLQIK, encoded by the coding sequence ATGTTGAAATATGAAAATTTACATGAAGGGCAAAGACTTGAATCTTTCATCAAGCCACCTGTAACCAAGGTTCAACTTGTTAAATACGCCGGTGCTTCAGGAGATTTCAATCCATTGCATACAGATGATGCATTTGCACAAGAAATTGGCATGAATGGTGTGATTGCTCATGGAATGCTGGTAATGGGGTTTCTTGGTGAATATGTAATGAAACTGGCTGGTGATCATGCTGTACCAGCAAACTTTAAAATGAGATTTGGTGCTGTAACCGTACCAGGAGATCGACTCACGTGTTCTGCTTTTGTGAAAAGTTTATATGAAGAAAGAGGTCAACGCTTTGTAAGGCTGGACCTTATTGCTGAAAAGGAACCAGAGCAAATTGTGGGTTCAGGTGAAGTCGTTTTACAGATTAAATAA
- a CDS encoding thiolase C-terminal domain-containing protein, with the protein MESIKNRYAIVGVGESERSKNSGTTPLHLALDAARAALNDAGLQAKEIDGFMSYSENDSCTSHQLATYLGVRPKYVKDILGGGSSTEMLIADAVGLIESGQLNTVLIYRSMNGRSGVRMGGGGWDVNMLQTAIEGGSFIIPYGAGSPAQWFGLFATRHMHETGLTEEHLGHVCLAFYEHAQRNPKAYFYGKPLTMEEYLKTPYLSYPFKKHDFCLESDEANAIIVTSAERAEGCKSRPVYIMGLSARQCVSHAHYWNDLTEVAADYVAPEVYKMAGVKPEDIDVASIYDCYSWVVLRQLEAYGFAPRGEVGNFVAEGNLRIGGKLPSNTAGGMLSEGYTHGMNNVLEIVRQVRHEYKGTVRQVENCEIGICTGWAGPDMAGAMILRN; encoded by the coding sequence ATGGAAAGCATTAAAAATCGCTATGCCATTGTCGGTGTAGGGGAAAGTGAGCGTTCTAAGAATTCCGGTACAACCCCGTTACATTTGGCGTTGGACGCTGCTCGAGCTGCATTGAATGATGCTGGGCTTCAAGCGAAAGAAATTGATGGGTTCATGAGCTATTCGGAAAACGATTCTTGTACATCTCATCAATTAGCAACATATTTAGGGGTCCGTCCCAAATATGTTAAGGATATTTTGGGCGGGGGAAGCAGTACCGAAATGCTGATAGCTGACGCTGTTGGATTAATCGAATCAGGTCAATTGAATACGGTGTTGATTTATCGTTCCATGAATGGACGCTCAGGGGTAAGGATGGGTGGAGGCGGATGGGATGTGAATATGCTTCAAACAGCCATAGAAGGCGGAAGCTTCATCATTCCTTACGGTGCTGGCAGTCCTGCTCAGTGGTTCGGACTTTTTGCGACGCGACATATGCATGAAACCGGGCTGACAGAGGAACATCTAGGGCATGTCTGTTTAGCTTTTTACGAACATGCTCAAAGGAATCCTAAAGCTTACTTTTATGGTAAACCACTAACGATGGAGGAATATCTTAAAACGCCCTATTTAAGCTATCCATTTAAAAAACATGATTTCTGCCTGGAGTCCGATGAAGCAAATGCAATCATTGTCACTTCAGCAGAACGAGCTGAAGGATGCAAGTCCAGACCGGTATACATCATGGGTTTATCTGCTAGGCAGTGTGTGTCCCATGCACATTATTGGAATGATTTAACCGAAGTGGCTGCTGACTATGTCGCGCCTGAGGTATATAAAATGGCTGGAGTAAAACCTGAAGATATTGACGTTGCATCCATATATGACTGTTATAGCTGGGTTGTACTTCGGCAGCTGGAGGCTTATGGATTTGCTCCGCGTGGAGAGGTCGGTAACTTTGTAGCCGAAGGAAACTTGCGGATCGGTGGGAAATTACCTTCGAATACCGCAGGAGGAATGTTATCGGAAGGATATACACATGGAATGAATAACGTATTGGAAATCGTTCGTCAAGTTCGCCATGAATACAAAGGAACCGTTCGTCAAGTTGAAAATTGTGAAATTGGAATCTGTACTGGCTGGGCTGGACCTGATATGGCCGGTGCCATGATTTTAAGAAATTAG
- a CDS encoding Zn-ribbon domain-containing OB-fold protein, translating to MGYQKPIPLKTQDNRPYWDGADRHELILQKCNSCHQYSHPPGPSCAKCGSSELSWESQGSDINGKVYSYIVSYRPFLPGFQDDLPLVIAIVELEMLPQVKLIGNILQCSPEDIEVGMPVKMVWMEIADERSLPQWIQL from the coding sequence ATGGGATACCAAAAACCTATTCCGCTAAAAACACAGGATAATAGACCATATTGGGATGGCGCAGATCGTCATGAACTGATTCTTCAAAAATGCAATAGCTGTCATCAATATTCCCACCCTCCCGGTCCGAGCTGTGCAAAATGTGGCAGTTCTGAACTTAGCTGGGAAAGCCAAGGCAGCGATATTAACGGTAAAGTCTATTCATATATCGTTTCCTATCGACCCTTTTTACCTGGATTCCAGGATGATTTACCGCTCGTAATTGCCATAGTCGAATTAGAAATGTTGCCCCAGGTCAAGTTAATCGGAAATATTTTGCAATGTTCACCAGAGGATATTGAAGTGGGTATGCCAGTAAAGATGGTTTGGATGGAAATTGCGGATGAACGGTCACTGCCGCAATGGATTCAGTTATAG
- a CDS encoding acyl-CoA dehydrogenase family protein, protein MDFSFTTKEEEFRLELRAWLEGNLPEGWLEGISNVSKDEGEYAVSLRNWQRKLYEGGWAAIAWPKKYGGREATLMEEIVYQQEMVRVKAPALVNYVGIHMVGPTLMQIGTDEQKAKYIQKILTGEEVWCQGYSEPNAGSDLSAIQTSAVKDGDRWIINGQKVWTSFGHLADRCFLLARTNRFDKKHKGITVFLLDMNQPGVETRPIIQMDGQHDFNEVYLNDAIAYDAEIVGEVDEGWKVTIALLMHERTGIGAQVFTLEQQFNELVGLAKELKEDDKPLLGNPLVRHTMVDLYTRSRGSLLNYYRNLTKTLKNGHPGAEGSMDKLMVSELTKELLSQSISLQGHKGVLWKEDAISSNSYWQDNYLYSFGQTIGGGTSEIQKNTIGERILGLPKDMGR, encoded by the coding sequence ATGGATTTTTCGTTTACAACCAAGGAAGAAGAATTCCGTCTTGAATTGAGGGCGTGGCTTGAAGGAAATTTACCTGAAGGTTGGCTTGAAGGAATCAGTAATGTTTCAAAAGATGAAGGTGAGTATGCCGTTTCCCTCAGGAATTGGCAAAGGAAATTATATGAAGGTGGCTGGGCAGCGATTGCCTGGCCCAAAAAATACGGCGGACGAGAAGCGACGTTGATGGAGGAAATAGTTTATCAACAGGAAATGGTTAGAGTAAAGGCTCCGGCGCTTGTGAATTATGTAGGCATCCATATGGTGGGACCCACTCTAATGCAGATTGGAACGGACGAACAAAAAGCAAAATATATCCAAAAAATTCTCACAGGAGAGGAAGTATGGTGTCAAGGATATTCCGAACCGAATGCTGGATCTGATTTATCCGCCATTCAAACAAGTGCCGTAAAGGATGGAGATCGGTGGATCATTAATGGTCAGAAGGTTTGGACAAGCTTTGGACACTTAGCTGATCGATGCTTTTTACTGGCTCGGACGAATCGTTTTGATAAAAAGCATAAAGGGATAACGGTTTTCCTATTGGATATGAATCAGCCGGGGGTGGAAACAAGGCCCATCATTCAAATGGATGGTCAGCATGATTTTAATGAAGTCTATCTGAATGATGCGATTGCATACGATGCTGAAATAGTTGGGGAGGTAGATGAAGGCTGGAAAGTTACGATTGCATTGCTTATGCATGAAAGAACGGGAATCGGAGCGCAAGTTTTTACATTGGAGCAACAATTTAATGAACTTGTAGGGTTAGCTAAAGAATTGAAAGAAGATGATAAGCCATTGTTGGGCAATCCGCTTGTTCGTCATACAATGGTAGATTTATATACTCGCTCCCGGGGTTCACTTTTGAACTATTATCGTAATCTAACTAAGACATTAAAAAACGGTCATCCTGGTGCAGAAGGTTCAATGGATAAATTGATGGTAAGTGAACTTACCAAGGAGCTGTTGTCCCAATCTATTTCATTACAAGGACATAAGGGCGTTCTATGGAAAGAAGATGCAATCTCCTCCAACTCATATTGGCAGGATAATTATCTTTATTCTTTTGGACAAACAATTGGAGGTGGAACGAGCGAAATTCAAAAGAACACTATTGGGGAAAGAATTCTAGGTTTACCAAAAGATATGGGACGTTAA
- a CDS encoding acyl-CoA dehydrogenase family protein, with amino-acid sequence MDFSLNQEQEMFRGYVRKYLDGAGQTKTARAYIEGETGSLRALLSGLAELGCTSINISEDYGGMGLGPLDLIPVLEETGRSLLPGLYLETNALAVPLLEKFGTEEQKGRYLAEIAAGTKTFSLAWLEPGGSYGPFGINLEARSLNGQLILSGVKTMVPDAELADHYIVLVRTGKGNRNEGITLVIVDRNETNLTLESQKNIDETRQLSALAFNDVEIPMGQVLGAMHQGWDALQEGLLSFNAALSAVIVGCMEKVVEMAAEYAKIREQFGQPIGRFQAIKHRIVDMKMDLETARSLAYYANWALESGAEDRVQAISCARIFATKAFVRISSDNIQIHGGIGFTEEIDCHLFVKRARFYENYLGSTEQYYKQAATALGW; translated from the coding sequence GTGGATTTTTCTTTAAATCAAGAACAAGAAATGTTTCGCGGATATGTCCGGAAATATTTAGATGGTGCCGGGCAAACAAAAACGGCCCGTGCATACATAGAGGGTGAAACTGGATCTCTAAGGGCCTTATTATCGGGGCTTGCCGAATTAGGATGTACAAGCATCAATATATCGGAAGACTACGGGGGAATGGGCTTGGGTCCCCTTGATTTAATACCTGTACTTGAAGAAACCGGCCGTTCTTTATTGCCGGGTTTATACTTAGAAACGAATGCACTAGCTGTGCCATTATTAGAGAAATTCGGTACGGAAGAACAAAAAGGTAGGTATTTAGCAGAAATTGCGGCCGGTACAAAAACATTCTCACTAGCTTGGTTAGAACCAGGTGGAAGTTACGGTCCTTTTGGGATTAACTTGGAGGCAAGATCCCTAAACGGTCAGTTGATATTAAGTGGAGTGAAAACAATGGTTCCCGATGCTGAGTTGGCTGATCATTATATAGTGTTAGTCCGCACAGGCAAAGGTAACCGAAATGAAGGGATTACATTAGTTATCGTCGATCGAAATGAAACGAATTTGACGCTTGAAAGCCAGAAAAACATTGATGAAACCCGACAATTGTCAGCATTGGCTTTCAATGATGTTGAAATTCCCATGGGTCAGGTACTTGGGGCAATGCATCAAGGATGGGATGCCCTCCAAGAAGGATTACTCTCTTTCAATGCAGCTCTCTCCGCAGTAATTGTCGGGTGTATGGAGAAAGTGGTAGAAATGGCAGCAGAGTATGCGAAGATTCGTGAACAATTTGGTCAGCCCATAGGAAGATTCCAAGCGATTAAACATAGAATCGTCGATATGAAAATGGATCTCGAAACAGCTAGATCTTTAGCTTATTATGCTAACTGGGCTTTGGAAAGCGGGGCAGAAGATCGTGTTCAAGCCATTTCCTGCGCACGAATATTTGCCACGAAAGCATTCGTACGAATTTCGTCAGACAATATTCAGATTCATGGTGGAATTGGGTTTACAGAAGAAATTGATTGTCACCTTTTTGTTAAGCGTGCAAGGTTCTATGAGAATTATTTGGGAAGTACTGAACAATATTACAAACAGGCCGCTACGGCATTAGGTTGGTAG
- a CDS encoding aldehyde dehydrogenase family protein has product MEISYKVKEYQNMINGDLVPASSGKRIESHDPSTGRVWATIPCSMAQDAEAAVEAARSAFADWSSRPAMDRAAYLRKIGDLVIKHGKELAELESRDNGWVIRETSHGLIPSLASLWYDAAGATIIGSKGDTVQLGPSSVGYSLREPLGVVVGILPWNSPLFTFTIKAAYAIAAGNAVIIKPSELASIASLRYGDLINEILPPGILNVVSGTGAEVGDTLVSHPDVNKISLTGSGGTARAIAQSTARNPKPMILELGGKSPNIVFADANLEKAAQGVTNYGIFSGNAGQLCVGGSRILIQRSIFDEMIIRMKEVIEQQIQLGDPMNPATSMGPIANAVQYEKVLSYIELGQKEGGEIIIGGRHGGVSLLPDEPNLADGYWVEPTLIKVNSNSLRICQEEIFGPVATVIPFDTEEEALTIANDSDFGLGAGIWTSNLDRAHRMVRKLESGNVWVNLFRRVGPELPFGGQKSSGFGTDTILEYTREKTVYMEIG; this is encoded by the coding sequence TTGGAAATTTCATATAAAGTGAAAGAGTACCAGAATATGATTAATGGCGATCTGGTTCCAGCTTCTTCCGGGAAGCGGATTGAGAGCCACGATCCGTCAACAGGCAGGGTTTGGGCAACCATTCCTTGCAGTATGGCCCAGGATGCCGAAGCGGCGGTAGAAGCAGCCCGAAGTGCTTTTGCCGATTGGTCCTCGAGGCCAGCTATGGATCGGGCAGCTTACCTGAGGAAAATAGGTGACTTAGTCATAAAGCATGGTAAAGAGCTAGCTGAGTTGGAATCAAGAGACAATGGTTGGGTGATCAGGGAAACGAGCCACGGCCTCATTCCCAGCTTAGCAAGCCTTTGGTATGATGCAGCAGGTGCAACAATTATTGGAAGTAAGGGTGATACTGTCCAATTGGGACCTTCAAGTGTAGGTTATTCATTGAGGGAACCTTTAGGGGTAGTAGTAGGAATCCTTCCATGGAACTCACCGCTTTTCACTTTTACCATTAAAGCGGCTTATGCGATTGCAGCAGGAAATGCTGTCATTATCAAACCATCTGAATTGGCTTCTATCGCTTCACTACGATATGGAGACCTGATTAATGAAATCCTCCCGCCAGGAATCCTGAATGTCGTATCAGGAACTGGAGCGGAAGTGGGGGATACTCTAGTAAGCCATCCAGATGTGAACAAAATCAGCCTGACCGGTTCTGGAGGAACGGCAAGGGCGATAGCACAATCGACCGCACGAAACCCTAAGCCCATGATTTTGGAGCTTGGCGGGAAATCGCCAAACATAGTCTTTGCGGATGCAAACCTTGAAAAAGCAGCACAAGGAGTGACAAACTATGGGATATTTAGCGGCAACGCAGGCCAACTATGTGTAGGCGGATCGAGGATTCTAATTCAAAGGTCCATATTCGATGAAATGATCATTAGGATGAAAGAAGTGATAGAACAACAAATTCAACTGGGTGATCCAATGAATCCAGCCACTTCAATGGGACCGATCGCTAACGCTGTTCAATATGAAAAAGTCCTCTCATATATAGAATTAGGCCAAAAGGAAGGAGGGGAAATCATCATCGGTGGCCGTCATGGAGGTGTTAGCCTATTACCTGATGAACCCAATTTAGCTGATGGCTATTGGGTTGAGCCAACACTGATCAAGGTCAATAGTAATTCTCTCCGTATCTGTCAAGAAGAAATCTTCGGTCCGGTAGCGACCGTTATCCCCTTTGATACGGAAGAGGAAGCCCTCACCATAGCTAATGACAGTGATTTTGGTTTAGGAGCTGGAATATGGACCTCGAATTTGGATCGGGCACACCGGATGGTCCGTAAACTGGAATCGGGTAATGTGTGGGTGAACTTGTTTCGCAGGGTGGGACCTGAACTCCCATTCGGAGGCCAAAAAAGCAGTGGATTTGGAACGGATACCATTCTTGAATATACCCGTGAAAAGACCGTTTATATGGAAATAGGATGA